The genomic DNA tgtgattttatcgGACTTCTAccgtatttaaaaaaaaaatcgcatCTCATGTTGGGAACTCTAGGCTTAGGGAGTACACTCCCGGCGCATGTTGTGGTCACCTACATGGGCAGTCCGGTCCGACAGTCCGGCCGGTGGCACTGGCCGGCCTCTCTGGCGTTAAACGACGTAGTCTGCAAGGCGTCGTCTCCGCGTCGGGGTGAAGTGAACGTTGGGAGGGAAACAACAAATTGTCTTCTCGTTGAAAGACAGCGACACCTACAAACCGTGAGGGCATTAAGATATTATTTTGTCAGAAAATGCTTCTCCCCAGTCTCGTTCCATGGCGCGTGGAAGTCACCCGCTATTCAGATTGCCATGAAAGCAAAATTTGGGTTTCTTTCTCTATTTTCTGCAAAGCATTCGCAAATTTTTGCAACAGAAGcaaaaaagagcaatttaCTGATATTGGTTCAAAATGACActgaatgtatatatatacgctACTTATGGGAGAAACGCTTTAATAATGTAATATTCTAAAACATACccattcaaaaataaaataaaaaatatgagttCATAAATCTTGGATAGTATTGTAAATTCATTTTATAAGtaatttctctctttctctggcAATTCTCTCCGTCTATACCACCATAACACTCTTGTATTTCACCCTTCTCCACTCTCCTCCTCACCAATACAACACATTAttctttttaagaaaaatattaaattatattttccgtCAATAAGTCCAATATcacattaaataaataattaatatcttaaaaatacaatacataaataaaaataatgtaaaatgtAATGTACCGATCACGGGTATGTAAATTTCCAAAtggaaattatatttatttcgcGTGTAACGCGGAGCACGCTCTTGTATGTATACTAAAACTAATTAAGGTTTGCAATAAATATCTTTTATAAATGTaactaatattttaaattattattataatttatattcatttatatataaaataaaaattgattgcCAAGAAATATGTTTTAATAACTGCaattgaaaaaagataaaaataatattgaatttcaaaatttatgaaagataatgtaatttgattttgcaatAAATATAACTAATATTtaccattattattatttttatattcatttatatataataaaattgacttCCAATAAATAAGatttaataaatgcaattggaaaaataaagaaaataaataatattgaatttcaaaatttatgaaagataatataatttaaaattggtTAATATTAATCGAAAAATGCAATATTCTTTTAATCAGAAGTAAACAATGGACCGTTAGAGTcatgaaaattataatattttacaaaaaaagcACAAGATATGAAAAAGTGAAgttcattaataaaattatatcggacttttaattttatcagAATGAcgttttcattttatatttcataaatatttcaGATGATCctatgttttatgatttatatattcCTCCACTCACCTCGATCCAAATAAAGGGTTTTTATCTTCAAAATTTGGAACCGAAGAGAAATTTTGTAGAAATGGAAATgaataacaaaattaatttaccTTGGTGATTTgcatttgttctttttttctttttgtgatgattttccattttttaattGGAATTGGTTGTAATCTCCACTTCTTCGGCGCGTCCACCACACGCGCTCGACGAATCTCGTGGACGCCAACAACCCTCATCCGCTCACCGATACTTCAATCAACCGGAGCACCACTGGTTCCTCccccattcattcattcatcttCACTGTCAGGCCTCCCTCCGACAATACGTTCATAGACAGCTCTCATCTCACTCGGCCATGGCGGTGTTCTCCACTTCCCTCACCTCCCAGTTCTCCGGCCTCCGCCGCTCCACCAAGCTTGACGGCCCCACCAGCCAGTCCTTCCTCCAGCACGCTAACTCTCAGCTCTGCTTCTCCGCTGCCCCCAAGCCCTGCAGAGGGGTCGTCGCCATGGCCGGCACTGGGAAGGTAGATCTACTCACATACATTGCTGCTTTCTGCTGTAGCTGCGCTGCTTCTGATACTGATGAACTTAATTGAGTATTATCCGTTCGCTGTGTTAAGCCGTCTGAACAATGAGGGAGCGATTATCCGTCATTAAAGGGAGTGCTTTTGGACCGTAATATTAGCAATTCGATAAGCACGTCATTGATTTTGTgtcaaaattgataatttgttCATAAACACCGCATTTGCCTTCAGAATTGATTAACAACACAACGGGGTTGGTGACATCATGGATGTTGGTCGTTGTTGACGTGATCGTGAATGTACTTTTTCAAGTTTGGGTTCTGTTTCCTTTTCTGGTCATGATTGTTAATGCAACCTACGGAGATGAATCGGTTTTACTGATGCAAGACAATTCTGATGTCCTTCATGCCATAAAGATGAAGTCTCTGCAAGATAGTTGTGTGCTTGTTTTGTTACGATGAATGACATTatgttgagataatttatcattaattttctcttGTTTTCCTGCTTGCAGTTTTTCGTTGGTGGAAACTGGAAATGTGTAAGTACCCGACTCTCTTGATTTTTCGCTTGAGTTTTATCTCATTCTATGTTCTATCAGTAATGCTTACTTTGTCAATATACTTTTCACCTTTGTGATCACTATTTCCTGTCCATAATGATGGCTTATCCTCTTGTACATTAAGACCTAACTTTTTCTTCGACTATGAGTCTATGATGCATGCGTTGGAGATTAAAGTTTCAGTGACTGCAAattctttgacttttctcCTTACTCTGACACAATTCCTTGCAATTTTTAGTTCTTTCTTCCATGTTATGTGAACCACTTGAATACTCCAAATGCATCTTTTGCAgtcctttctctttttcctgCTAATTTATATTGTGACTTACCTGTAGAATGGGTCAAAGGAGTCCATAACCAAGCTTGTTTCTGACTTGAACAGTGCCACCTTGGAGCCTGATGTTGGTGAGTCCATTTCTGATATTCAGATTCCAATTAGCCTCAACCTTGTTTTATAGCTATTGCTTTTTTTAGTAATTGTTTTACGATTTATTCATTGACTTCTCCCAAGATTTTAAGGTCACAGTGAGCTTCTCTATCACTTTTGATAAAGCTGAAGCTGTAGGTTGATTTCCAAAACACtgtattttctcaattttaatttatttattttttaaaatttgatttattcCTGTTCAGTTGGGCTATCAATGTTTCCAAGTAATCCGTCTTAGAATAATTAGTTGTATTGGCAAGACCTTTGTCATTGGTAATGCTGATAAAGAGTCATGTTATAAATGGTTCTTTCTACCTTTCAGTGAAGACGCAAGTCCTTAATTTTGGCTAATGAACCAAATGCCTACTCTCTGCTTAGATGGATTGGaatctatataatattcaGTATTGTTGGGTAGCTTTTCAGACTTTTTGGACTCTATGAGACAAATAATTAAACATTAGTTTAACTATATACTTTATGGTGAGGAGGAGTATTTATGCTAAAATTTGTTAAATGGTAGCCATGAAATTTTGCATAGTTTCTCTGGAAATGGTTTAATAAATAATGTCCCAAGATAGAGACCTGTGATATAAATCTCTGATGTGCTCTTTCAAATGGGCTTGCACTATAGGCCGAAACATGGTAGCAGTAAGCTTCTATATGGTGGACTCCTACTGCTTATTGATATGGCATTAACGGGGGCATTTCAAGGAAATGGATAATGTTGCTGATTTCTTTCTGTATGAATTTGTCCAGATGTTGTTGTTGCACCGCCTTTCGTCTACCTTGATATGGTCAAGAATTCATTGACGGATCGGATTGAGATATCTGCACAGAACTCCTGGATCAGCAAAGGCGGAGCTTTCACCGGAGAAATCAGGTTAGCGTGCCGGTCTCCCGCTGTGCAGACTTCACAGGACTCAtgctttttcaaaattcaaatgatTACCCTTcccagtttttttttcctacttTTGGTCATTGTTGGCACAAGAGTTTTCCATGGTCATTTTGTACGTCATTTTTTGTTGGTTGCAACAGGTAGGCAAGAGTGTCTGGAAACAGTGGTTCTAGCCTTTCAGTAgggaataaaattgaaatatttgtctGGGCCTGGAAATGTTGAAAGACATTGTTATGGGTTTGTCAACTCTATTTTATGCTGACCTTGAAGAGCTTCTCTGAGAGAGCGCTAATTGAAAGGATAAATAAGGTCCATCTTAGCTTGCATGAGgagaaattttattatttaccatAGGTTTGccatgtaaatttttttttctgtccCTCGAAAGGTTCGTAGTTATACCTGCTCTAGAGCTTCAATGTATAAGATGGTATCCCAGCTTCACGAGTCATCTACCACTGGTTCTTAAGAATGCTCGGCTAGTTGTATTTAACGTACTTGATGGGTCACTGCTTTAAATTAGTTAACATTTCTGAGTCTCTCTTTTGTGAATCTCTGGTGAAATATTTGGTTATTAATGTAATGGTTGGCAATGTGTAAGGAGGCATAATGTCATCTTTCTTTTGTAAGATAGTTAAGATAAATGGTGATTGACATGTATTGCTGTCTTTAATTGCACTTTATTTGGCCGAGTTCTAATTAATCACAATTTTTGTTGCCGAGACTCGGGAATAATTATGCATTTATCTGCTACTGAGTTCTGACAGCATTGCTGAAAGACTAAATTGTTAAAAATTCTCTTTATTTCTAGTGTGGAGCAGCTCAAAGATATTGGATGCAAGTGGGTCATCCTTGGACACTCCGAACGAAGACACGTCATAGGGGAAACTGATCAGGTAAACGTTTGAcagattattaaaattttaaagattgATTCTGTACGAGGTTTTCTGGTCAGTTATCCCGCTGCATATTGTATAATATTTTATCCAGTGACTAACTGAAGCTTTGGTTCACCCAGTTCATCGGAAAGAAAGCTGCATATGCCTTAAACCAGGGCCTCGGAGTCATAGCATGCATTGGGGAGCTGTTAGAAGAAAGAGAAGCTGGCAAAACTTTTGATGTCTGTTTCAAGCAATTGAAGGCTTATGCTGGTCTGCTCCATTCTCTCATCTGTTTGAAGTCTGCAATGTTGAAGTGTTGTCCTGGTGAATGTTATTTTAAACTAATCCTTGGGCCTTGCAGATGCTATCCCAAGTTGGGATGCTGTTGTTATCGCCTACGAGCCTGTGTGGGCTATTGGAACTGGTAAAGTGGCCACACCGCAGCAGGCTCAGGAAGTACACGTGGCTTGTCGTGATTGGCTTAAAAAGAATGTCTCGCCTGAAGTCGCTTCCAAGACTCGCATTATCTACGGAGGTAGGTGGTTCTTTTTATCTAATTTCTTGTGGCAGAATGTTTAGTATTTTCTATAAGGTTACAGCATATCATTCTATATCCATTCGGTGCCTTTCTGAAATGAATGGATTGTGTAAATTGCTTCTACACATCATCTGACTGGGGACTGCTACATGCGTTTACAGGGTCCGTGAATGGAAGCAACTGCGCGGAGCTTGCAAAGCAAGAAGACATCGATGGTTTTCTTGTTGGTGGCGCTTCTTTGAAGGTAAATTAACATTCAATATGACATTGCTTCTACTTCATTTATTCTCGCCAATCATCATAGAGATCTGATGATTCCATTTGGCATCTACTTGATTCTTCTCTTGCAGGGCCCTGAATTTGCCATCATCGTCAACTCGGTGACATCAAAGAAGGTTGCTGCCTAATTTTCCATCCTTTTGGTTTTCCAAACCAAACCAAAAGCAAATAAATTTCGAAAGGAAACCCGGTTCTGCTGGGCAGCATATAGTGTGATTAAAGCGTTAAGCCAGTTGTAATCGTTCAGGATTTTTGCCTGAACATTGTTCGCACCGCTTTCTGAGAGT from Punica granatum isolate Tunisia-2019 chromosome 2, ASM765513v2, whole genome shotgun sequence includes the following:
- the LOC116197788 gene encoding triosephosphate isomerase, chloroplastic, which codes for MAVFSTSLTSQFSGLRRSTKLDGPTSQSFLQHANSQLCFSAAPKPCRGVVAMAGTGKFFVGGNWKCNGSKESITKLVSDLNSATLEPDVDVVVAPPFVYLDMVKNSLTDRIEISAQNSWISKGGAFTGEISVEQLKDIGCKWVILGHSERRHVIGETDQFIGKKAAYALNQGLGVIACIGELLEEREAGKTFDVCFKQLKAYADAIPSWDAVVIAYEPVWAIGTGKVATPQQAQEVHVACRDWLKKNVSPEVASKTRIIYGGSVNGSNCAELAKQEDIDGFLVGGASLKGPEFAIIVNSVTSKKVAA